The Halomicronema hongdechloris C2206 genome includes a window with the following:
- a CDS encoding GspE/PulE family protein, which yields MTNSSSSRRALVLQRSFSPFGNKLIQAGYVDSDQMQQALVESRKSGRSLTDVLESMTGQQLSPELLRQYKKQQLFELKILYGVESLDPEIDSISNQQITQLIDSLIPVDVCRRHRLVPLSRDDDNEVPSVLVAMVDPENLEAQDDLNRILRQQNLKLRRMVITVEDYQRLISGYLDEKVARESKKELDEAVDVTTSLEELDLNEVDALGTIAEEEADLGEALKDAGAAPVIALVNKILVKALQENASDIHVEPQEDHLRVRFRKDGVLREALPKMPKKIIPAVTARFKIIAELDIAERRVPQDGRIRRAFQNRKVDFRVSTLPSRFGEKVVLRILDNTSTQLGLDNLITDAETLKVVQEMVSRPYGLILVTGPTGSGKTTTLYSALAERNSPTINISTAEDPIEYTLAGITQVQVLREKGMDFASILRAFLRQDPDVILVGETRDPETAKTAIEAALTGHLVLTTLHTNDAAGAIARLDEMGVESFMVSSALIGVLAQRLMRRVCTNCRIAYSPSVEDLARFGLTASRESEITFYKANTLSPEQITAANQNGTLCRQCQGGGYSGRVGVYEVMRITENLQKLISEGAPTEQIKELAVDEGMQTLLAYSLNLVRQGYTTLEEVERVTFSDTGLESELKARRRASLTCSNCGAGLKPEWLDCPYCLTSRFQN from the coding sequence ATGACTAACTCCTCTTCATCGCGGCGAGCGCTCGTTCTGCAAAGGAGCTTCTCACCCTTCGGCAATAAGCTGATCCAGGCTGGTTATGTGGACTCGGATCAGATGCAGCAGGCACTGGTTGAGAGCCGCAAATCGGGTCGTAGCCTCACGGATGTGCTGGAATCGATGACGGGGCAGCAGCTTTCGCCAGAGCTCCTGCGTCAGTATAAGAAGCAGCAACTCTTTGAGTTGAAGATTCTCTACGGGGTAGAGTCGCTTGATCCAGAAATTGACAGTATTTCCAATCAGCAAATTACCCAGCTGATTGATTCGCTGATTCCGGTTGACGTCTGTCGCCGCCATCGTCTAGTGCCCTTGTCTCGCGATGATGATAATGAGGTGCCTTCAGTATTGGTGGCGATGGTCGATCCTGAGAATTTAGAAGCTCAGGATGATCTAAACCGCATCTTACGTCAGCAAAACTTAAAGTTGCGACGCATGGTGATCACCGTTGAGGACTATCAACGGCTGATTTCTGGCTACCTGGATGAAAAGGTGGCGCGGGAAAGCAAAAAGGAGCTGGATGAGGCGGTTGATGTTACCACCAGCTTAGAGGAACTGGATCTCAATGAAGTCGATGCGTTAGGGACCATTGCCGAGGAAGAGGCTGATCTCGGGGAAGCCCTCAAGGATGCTGGGGCGGCTCCGGTCATTGCCCTAGTCAACAAAATCTTGGTTAAGGCATTGCAAGAGAATGCCTCCGACATCCATGTGGAGCCTCAAGAAGATCACCTGCGGGTACGGTTCCGCAAGGATGGCGTCTTGCGGGAAGCCCTGCCCAAAATGCCTAAGAAGATTATTCCAGCAGTGACGGCCCGCTTTAAGATCATTGCTGAGCTGGATATCGCGGAGCGTCGGGTACCTCAAGACGGCAGAATCCGACGGGCCTTTCAGAATCGCAAGGTAGACTTTCGGGTTAGCACGTTGCCGAGCCGTTTTGGCGAAAAGGTGGTGTTGCGAATCCTGGACAATACCTCCACTCAACTGGGGTTGGATAACCTGATTACCGATGCAGAGACCTTGAAGGTTGTGCAGGAGATGGTGTCTCGTCCCTATGGTTTGATTTTGGTGACGGGACCCACCGGCTCTGGTAAAACCACGACGCTCTATTCGGCCCTGGCCGAGCGCAATAGCCCTACGATTAATATCAGTACGGCGGAAGATCCGATTGAATATACGCTGGCGGGCATCACGCAGGTACAGGTGCTGCGGGAGAAGGGGATGGATTTTGCCTCTATCCTGCGGGCCTTTTTGCGACAAGACCCCGATGTGATCTTGGTGGGTGAGACCCGTGACCCCGAAACGGCTAAAACGGCCATTGAAGCTGCCCTGACGGGGCACTTGGTGCTGACAACGCTCCATACCAATGATGCTGCCGGTGCGATCGCACGTCTTGATGAGATGGGCGTAGAATCGTTTATGGTCTCCAGTGCTCTGATTGGGGTACTGGCTCAGCGACTAATGCGCCGTGTTTGCACCAATTGTCGCATTGCCTACAGCCCTAGTGTCGAGGATCTGGCGCGATTCGGCCTCACTGCTTCCCGTGAGAGCGAGATTACCTTCTACAAGGCCAATACCCTTTCTCCCGAACAAATCACGGCTGCCAATCAAAATGGCACCCTCTGCCGCCAGTGCCAGGGCGGAGGTTACTCTGGCCGGGTAGGGGTTTACGAAGTCATGCGTATTACCGAAAACCTGCAAAAACTCATCTCCGAGGGAGCCCCAACCGAGCAAATCAAGGAACTTGCTGTTGACGAGGGCATGCAAACGCTGTTGGCCTATAGCCTTAACTTGGTTCGGCAAGGCTACACCACTCTAGAAGAAGTCGAACGAGTGACCTTCAGCGATACGGGGCTTGAATCTGAGTTGAAGGCCCGGCGCCGGGCTTCTCTTACCTGCTCCAATTGCGGTGCTGGCCTCAAGCCCGAATGGCTAGATTGCCCCTATTGTCTCACCTCCCGTTTCCAAAATTAG
- a CDS encoding type IV pilus twitching motility protein PilT, with protein MDLMIEDLMEEVVERGGSDLHLSAGLPPYIRINGKLTPTDHEPLSPEGCQRLIFSMLNNTQRKNLEQNWELDCSYGVRGLARFRVNVYKDRGTYAACLRALSSKIPSMEVLGLPNIVRELSEKPRGLILVTGPTGSGKSTTLASMINNINMSRPEHILTIEDPIEFVYEPIKSLVHQRQIGEDTKSFANALRAALREDPDVILVGEMRDLETISLAITAAETGHLVFGTLHTSSAAQTVDRMVDVFPPEQQQQIRVQLSNSLVAVLSQTLMPKLNPKPGEFGRVMAQEIMLVTPAIANLIREGKTAQIYGAIQTGGKLGMHTLEMVLAKLYKEGSISFEAAMSKTSRPDELQRLIGTGPAAAQPPGSRPGGYAGTRR; from the coding sequence ATGGATTTAATGATTGAAGACTTAATGGAAGAGGTCGTTGAGAGAGGCGGATCAGACCTACACCTGTCAGCAGGATTGCCCCCCTACATTCGAATCAACGGCAAGCTGACCCCCACCGACCATGAACCCCTTTCCCCAGAAGGGTGTCAGCGCCTTATCTTCAGCATGCTCAACAATACCCAGCGCAAGAACCTAGAGCAAAATTGGGAGCTGGACTGTTCCTATGGGGTACGGGGTTTAGCGCGTTTTCGGGTCAATGTCTACAAGGATCGAGGCACCTATGCAGCTTGTTTACGGGCCCTCAGCTCCAAAATTCCCAGCATGGAAGTTTTAGGCCTGCCCAATATCGTCCGAGAACTCTCAGAAAAGCCCAGGGGCTTAATCTTGGTGACTGGCCCCACCGGATCGGGGAAATCCACCACTCTGGCATCCATGATTAACAACATCAACATGTCTCGGCCAGAGCACATTCTCACCATTGAAGATCCCATCGAATTTGTCTACGAGCCCATTAAGAGCTTGGTACACCAACGGCAGATCGGTGAAGACACCAAGAGCTTCGCCAACGCTCTGCGGGCAGCCCTGCGGGAAGACCCCGATGTCATCCTGGTGGGTGAAATGCGGGATTTAGAGACTATCTCCCTGGCGATCACCGCTGCTGAAACGGGCCACTTAGTCTTTGGCACTCTTCATACCAGCTCAGCCGCCCAAACCGTTGACCGCATGGTGGATGTATTTCCTCCAGAGCAACAACAGCAAATTCGGGTGCAGTTGTCCAACTCCTTGGTGGCCGTCTTGAGTCAGACACTAATGCCCAAGCTGAACCCGAAACCCGGTGAGTTTGGCCGGGTGATGGCCCAGGAAATCATGCTGGTTACCCCAGCCATTGCCAACCTGATTCGAGAAGGTAAGACAGCCCAGATTTATGGAGCGATTCAGACGGGTGGTAAGTTGGGCATGCATACTCTAGAAATGGTGCTAGCCAAGCTCTACAAGGAGGGAAGCATCTCCTTTGAGGCCGCTATGTCTAAGACCTCTCGCCCAGACGAACTCCAGCGTCTCATTGGCACTGGCCCTGCTGCGGCCCAGCCCCCTGGGAGTCGACCTGGAGGCTATGCCGGCACCCGCCGTTAA
- a CDS encoding DUF1517 domain-containing protein: MVRQLLRCFQPLFKSLMVIGLILTLVLTQADSALAARGGGRIGGGGFRMPSRPYAPPSRSYRGPSGGGYGGGFGFPFIFPFFGIGGGFGGLFSLLIFIAIANFLVRSFRSFRNEDSFGGSDNPPVAVAKLQVGLLAKARSLQDDLNRMAATANTGSAVGLTQVLQEASLALLRHPDYWAYAAVESTQTPLLKAEAEFNRLTLAERSKVSEETLSNVNSQFKQATAPTATADGANYAPGEYIVATLLVAAQGRLSLPTVRNAEDLRQALSQIGAISSDRLLAVEVLWTPQQTGETLTGDEVLAAYPNLTLV; encoded by the coding sequence ATGGTTCGACAATTGTTGCGGTGCTTCCAGCCCCTGTTCAAGTCCTTGATGGTGATCGGTCTGATTCTGACCTTGGTGTTGACTCAGGCTGACAGTGCTCTAGCGGCCCGGGGCGGGGGCCGCATCGGTGGCGGTGGGTTTCGCATGCCTAGCCGTCCCTATGCCCCGCCATCTCGCTCCTACCGGGGACCGTCTGGGGGAGGGTATGGCGGTGGCTTTGGCTTTCCCTTCATTTTTCCCTTCTTCGGTATTGGTGGCGGCTTTGGTGGCCTCTTTTCGCTGCTGATTTTCATTGCGATCGCAAATTTCCTGGTCCGCAGCTTTCGTAGCTTCCGTAATGAGGACAGCTTCGGTGGCAGCGATAATCCACCTGTAGCCGTTGCCAAGCTCCAGGTAGGCTTACTGGCCAAGGCTCGCAGCCTGCAGGACGATCTCAACCGCATGGCAGCAACGGCCAACACCGGCAGCGCCGTCGGTCTCACCCAAGTGCTGCAAGAAGCGTCCCTAGCGCTGTTACGCCACCCAGATTACTGGGCCTATGCAGCGGTCGAGTCGACTCAAACCCCGCTGCTAAAGGCCGAAGCCGAGTTTAACCGGCTCACCCTGGCCGAGCGTAGCAAAGTCTCCGAAGAAACCCTCTCTAACGTCAATAGCCAATTCAAGCAGGCTACAGCCCCTACAGCCACCGCTGACGGCGCCAACTACGCCCCCGGAGAATATATCGTGGCTACCCTGCTGGTAGCAGCCCAGGGGCGCCTGAGTCTGCCGACGGTGCGCAATGCCGAGGATTTGCGCCAAGCCCTGAGCCAGATCGGGGCCATTTCCAGCGACCGGCTGCTGGCCGTGGAAGTGCTGTGGACCCCTCAACAAACGGGGGAAACCTTGACGGGCGATGAAGTCTTAGCCGCATATCCCAATCTCACCCTGGTCTAG
- the grpE gene encoding nucleotide exchange factor GrpE gives MIDNVNRTDHPQDNAPEMATNPADHTRENNDVEELREEDAAVNIDFEGNQAPSVEAQSTAAPDGAEAIAEAVDQSESTEGIDYPAIVADLERQLATLKAQFEDRNGQYARIAADFDNYRKRTSKEKEDLEVQIKCNTISELLPVVDNFERARSQIKPQTDQEMTIHKSYQSVYKQLVECLKRLGVSAMRAEGQEFDPTLHEAVMREPTDQYPEGTIMEELVRGYLLGERVLRHAMVKVATAPEPNTPSTEEVESAPED, from the coding sequence ATGATTGACAACGTGAATCGCACTGACCACCCTCAAGACAACGCACCTGAAATGGCCACCAACCCTGCCGACCATACCCGTGAGAACAATGATGTCGAAGAACTACGGGAGGAGGATGCAGCGGTCAACATTGACTTCGAGGGCAACCAGGCACCCTCAGTGGAGGCTCAATCAACGGCTGCTCCTGATGGCGCTGAGGCAATTGCTGAAGCAGTTGATCAGTCGGAATCCACAGAGGGTATTGATTACCCAGCCATCGTGGCCGATTTAGAGCGCCAGCTGGCTACTTTGAAAGCCCAGTTTGAGGATCGCAATGGCCAGTACGCTAGGATCGCGGCCGATTTCGACAACTACCGGAAACGCACTAGCAAAGAGAAAGAGGATCTCGAAGTTCAGATTAAGTGCAACACCATCAGTGAGTTGTTGCCAGTGGTCGATAACTTCGAGCGGGCGCGATCGCAAATCAAGCCCCAGACAGACCAAGAAATGACCATCCACAAAAGTTATCAGAGCGTCTATAAACAGCTAGTTGAATGCCTCAAACGGCTCGGCGTATCAGCCATGCGGGCAGAAGGGCAAGAATTCGATCCCACCCTTCATGAAGCCGTCATGCGTGAGCCAACCGATCAATATCCAGAAGGCACCATCATGGAAGAGCTGGTGCGGGGATATCTACTGGGAGAGCGGGTTCTGCGCCATGCCATGGTCAAGGTTGCCACTGCTCCCGAACCCAACACCCCGTCGACTGAGGAGGTAGAGTCAGCCCCTGAAGATTAA
- a CDS encoding YdcF family protein, whose translation MLLVLLTRILVWAAVGLLIWYVLLKFIPRNFLTWFGGAIILALIVLSFIDPNDQTIGAIWQVISLPLTPLGAAVLLLVFSLSEGLKKVKGRQVAIALSILLLSSIPLLARTLVAQAEQAVEEAYNAQRELCTDICPAVGDVPVSQVAAIVAVSEPMDAPNIPDDFPSQIDEGNSFAPELTSRLNSAASLHRSLRNQGINPLVIVTAGPVAGSEEEQQQKSQALRQQLANGGVPADRIVVEDTGMDMHRGAETVRDLLDERGLLTDDDTPERERTRVVLVAPALSMRRAALTYEETGLEVVAWPTNLYGYTEPTGDDTLAQLADLIPSVEALRLTTRYWEELLTSIYYFLRGWLPPFNVRWETVVETYQP comes from the coding sequence ATGCTACTCGTTTTATTGACCCGGATCCTGGTTTGGGCAGCCGTCGGCCTCTTGATCTGGTACGTGCTGCTCAAGTTCATTCCCCGGAACTTTCTGACTTGGTTTGGTGGGGCCATTATCCTGGCCTTGATCGTACTGTCGTTTATCGACCCTAACGATCAAACCATCGGTGCTATCTGGCAGGTGATTTCCCTGCCCCTGACGCCTTTGGGAGCGGCGGTACTGTTACTGGTGTTTTCCCTCAGCGAAGGCCTAAAAAAAGTCAAAGGCCGCCAAGTTGCGATCGCATTGTCTATCCTATTGCTGAGTAGCATCCCACTGTTGGCCCGTACCTTGGTAGCCCAGGCGGAACAGGCAGTGGAAGAAGCCTATAATGCCCAGCGGGAACTCTGCACCGACATTTGTCCAGCAGTGGGCGATGTGCCCGTGTCCCAAGTAGCGGCCATCGTCGCTGTCAGCGAGCCCATGGATGCCCCCAATATCCCCGATGACTTTCCTAGTCAGATCGATGAGGGCAACAGCTTCGCTCCAGAATTGACCTCTCGCCTCAATAGTGCTGCCTCTCTACACCGCAGTCTCCGTAACCAAGGCATCAATCCCTTGGTAATCGTCACCGCTGGTCCGGTGGCTGGCTCCGAAGAAGAGCAGCAACAGAAATCCCAGGCCCTGCGCCAACAGTTAGCCAATGGCGGTGTTCCCGCCGATCGCATCGTGGTGGAAGACACCGGCATGGATATGCATCGCGGCGCTGAAACGGTGAGAGATTTATTAGACGAACGGGGACTCCTCACCGATGACGACACCCCAGAGCGGGAGCGGACCCGGGTTGTCTTGGTGGCCCCGGCCCTGAGCATGCGCCGGGCTGCCCTGACCTATGAAGAAACTGGCTTAGAGGTGGTAGCCTGGCCCACCAACCTCTACGGCTACACCGAGCCCACCGGCGATGATACCCTAGCCCAGCTGGCTGACCTGATTCCTAGCGTGGAAGCCCTGCGACTCACTACCCGCTACTGGGAAGAACTACTCACGTCCATCTATTACTTCTTGCGAGGCTGGCTACCGCCCTTCAACGTTCGTTGGGAGACCGTAGTCGAAACCTATCAACCCTAA
- the thiS gene encoding sulfur carrier protein ThiS, which produces MTSSASTVQIQVNGEPHTCSAPITLPQLLEQLGFNPRLVAVEYNGEILHRQFWPQTHIQGGDRLEVVTIVGGG; this is translated from the coding sequence ATGACGTCATCTGCATCCACCGTGCAAATCCAAGTCAATGGAGAGCCCCATACTTGCTCGGCTCCGATCACGCTGCCGCAATTGTTAGAGCAGCTGGGGTTCAACCCACGTCTGGTGGCCGTGGAATACAACGGTGAAATCTTGCATCGACAATTCTGGCCTCAGACCCATATTCAAGGGGGAGATCGCCTGGAGGTGGTCACCATCGTCGGCGGCGGCTAA
- a CDS encoding ABC transporter ATP-binding protein — protein sequence MARSHLQKLGTYLRPHWRRASLGMVALMVVNLLGVWIPLLIRDGIDQLQVTFSFSKVTYYVVLVLVLASLMWLIRMASRITIFGVGRQVEFNLKQQLFEHLLTLEPAYFSQNTAGELISRATSDVDNIRRLLGFAVLSLVNILFAYAFTVPVMLSISVQLTLIALAVYPLMLVLVQMFSHRLRNQQLQVQERLSRLSDLIQEDLSGIALIKIYAQEANERQAFQGLNQNLLRANLNLARTRNTLFPLLGGLASISLLVILATGASAIANGALSVGDFVALILYVERLVFPTALLGFTITAYQRGEVSIDRVEAILNAQPQIQNSSHPIAIDPEQITGHLLVRDLTYHYPNAPTPALNHVHFEVFPGETVAIVGPVGSGKSTLANALPRLLDIASGHIFLDSYDVTKLALRDLRRTIAYVPQDSFLFSATIGDNIRYGEPLDELVNVEYAAKQAQIHPEIRNFPQQYHTIVGERGITLSGGQRQRTALARALLIDAPILILDDALSSVDNQTATMILKNLSQGAQQKTVLFISHQMGAAALADRILVMDAGQVVQSGNHEQLLDQPGLYRSLWEQHKLEEVLY from the coding sequence ATGGCGCGATCGCATCTTCAAAAACTCGGCACCTATCTGCGCCCGCACTGGCGTCGCGCCAGCCTGGGTATGGTAGCCCTAATGGTTGTCAACCTCCTAGGCGTCTGGATACCCTTGCTGATTCGGGATGGTATCGACCAGCTGCAGGTGACCTTTAGCTTTAGCAAAGTTACCTACTATGTTGTGCTAGTGCTAGTCCTGGCTTCCCTGATGTGGCTGATCCGCATGGCGTCTCGCATCACCATCTTCGGCGTCGGGCGGCAAGTCGAATTCAACCTCAAGCAGCAACTGTTTGAACACCTACTCACCCTAGAACCAGCCTATTTCAGTCAGAATACAGCCGGAGAACTGATCAGCCGAGCCACCAGTGACGTTGACAATATTCGGCGTCTGTTGGGCTTTGCCGTCCTCAGCTTAGTCAATATCCTGTTTGCTTACGCCTTCACCGTCCCGGTGATGCTCTCCATCAGCGTACAATTAACCCTGATTGCCCTGGCGGTATATCCCCTGATGCTGGTGCTGGTCCAGATGTTTAGTCATCGTCTCCGCAACCAACAACTCCAGGTCCAGGAAAGGCTTTCCCGCCTCAGTGATCTGATTCAAGAAGACCTCAGCGGCATCGCCCTGATTAAAATTTATGCCCAGGAAGCCAACGAACGGCAAGCCTTTCAGGGCCTAAACCAGAATTTACTGAGGGCCAATCTCAACTTGGCCAGGACCCGCAATACTCTTTTTCCGCTGTTAGGGGGACTGGCCAGTATCAGCCTCCTTGTCATTTTGGCCACCGGTGCCAGTGCCATCGCCAATGGCGCCCTATCAGTAGGTGATTTTGTCGCCTTGATCCTTTATGTCGAACGTCTGGTCTTTCCCACCGCTCTCCTAGGCTTTACCATCACCGCCTACCAACGGGGCGAAGTCAGCATTGACCGGGTAGAGGCCATCCTCAATGCCCAGCCTCAAATTCAAAATTCATCCCATCCCATCGCCATCGACCCCGAGCAGATCACAGGCCATCTGTTAGTACGAGATCTGACCTACCACTATCCCAACGCCCCAACACCGGCCCTCAACCACGTGCACTTCGAGGTGTTTCCTGGCGAGACGGTTGCCATTGTGGGACCAGTTGGATCGGGCAAATCAACCCTGGCCAATGCCTTACCCCGCCTATTAGACATTGCCTCCGGTCACATTTTTCTAGATAGTTACGATGTCACCAAACTCGCTCTCCGGGATCTGCGTCGCACGATTGCCTATGTTCCCCAAGATAGTTTTCTATTCAGCGCAACCATTGGGGATAATATCCGCTATGGTGAACCCTTAGATGAGCTCGTCAATGTAGAGTACGCGGCCAAACAAGCTCAAATTCATCCAGAAATTCGCAACTTTCCGCAGCAATACCACACCATTGTCGGTGAACGGGGCATTACCCTCTCAGGAGGCCAACGTCAGCGCACTGCGCTAGCCCGAGCCCTACTGATAGACGCCCCCATTTTGATCCTGGATGATGCCCTATCCAGTGTGGACAATCAAACCGCAACCATGATCCTGAAAAATCTATCCCAGGGAGCTCAGCAAAAGACAGTGCTGTTTATCTCCCACCAGATGGGAGCTGCTGCCCTAGCCGATCGGATTTTGGTCATGGACGCCGGTCAAGTAGTGCAGTCAGGCAACCACGAACAGCTCCTCGATCAGCCTGGCCTCTATCGGTCCCTTTGGGAACAACACAAATTGGAAGAAGTGCTTTATTGA
- a CDS encoding type II secretion system F family protein has protein sequence MPTYVATGRDTTGQSRRERVNAASPNDARTLLRERGLFIQDLREERGFNLDLKDLQTALTTVSVKDKAVFSRQFAALVNAGVGLVRGLGVLAEECPNPKLKQAVQDVNAEVQQGTSLSDSMRKHPHCFDNLYVSLIQAGEVGGVLDEVLNRLAKLLEDLNRLQNQIRSALTYPVTVGILAVVIFIAMTVFLLPTFAEIFEQFDADLPVFTQIMLGISDFLRQPLNWVLAAAVIIAAGFLYRRYYATPVGRRTMDRFFLKMPLFGDLIQKTATARFCRTFGALSRSGVPILTALEIVRDTAGNQVISDAVEESRKEIQTGGMISLALQKHQVFPIMAIQMISIGEETGELDQMLMKVADFYEDEVEQAVKALTSVIEPLMIIFLGGMVGSILISMYLPMFRIMEVVQ, from the coding sequence ATGCCTACCTATGTTGCCACTGGCCGAGATACCACCGGACAATCCAGACGAGAACGCGTCAATGCGGCCTCTCCTAACGATGCGCGTACTCTCCTAAGAGAGCGAGGGCTGTTCATTCAAGACCTTCGCGAAGAGCGAGGGTTCAATTTAGATTTAAAGGATCTGCAGACAGCGCTAACGACGGTTAGCGTTAAGGACAAAGCGGTCTTTTCACGACAATTTGCCGCCCTAGTGAATGCTGGGGTGGGGTTAGTGCGAGGCTTGGGAGTCCTGGCGGAAGAGTGCCCCAATCCCAAGCTGAAGCAAGCGGTTCAGGATGTCAACGCAGAAGTTCAGCAAGGCACCAGTCTGTCAGACTCGATGCGCAAGCATCCCCATTGTTTCGATAATCTCTACGTGAGCCTGATCCAAGCGGGAGAAGTCGGCGGGGTGCTGGACGAGGTGCTGAACCGTCTGGCTAAGCTGCTAGAAGACCTGAACCGATTACAGAACCAGATTCGCTCAGCACTAACCTATCCAGTCACGGTGGGAATTTTGGCGGTGGTGATTTTCATCGCCATGACCGTCTTCTTGCTGCCAACATTTGCCGAGATTTTTGAACAGTTCGATGCTGATCTGCCCGTATTCACCCAGATCATGCTGGGAATCAGTGATTTTCTGCGGCAGCCTCTCAATTGGGTGTTGGCAGCTGCTGTGATCATCGCGGCAGGCTTTCTGTATCGGCGTTACTATGCCACGCCAGTGGGGCGTCGCACCATGGACCGTTTCTTCTTGAAGATGCCCCTGTTTGGAGATCTGATTCAGAAGACAGCCACAGCCCGATTTTGCCGTACCTTTGGGGCCCTATCTCGCTCCGGGGTGCCGATTCTTACCGCCTTGGAAATTGTGCGAGACACGGCTGGTAACCAGGTGATTTCAGATGCGGTGGAAGAGTCTCGCAAGGAAATTCAGACGGGCGGCATGATCAGTTTGGCGCTGCAGAAGCACCAAGTCTTTCCGATCATGGCAATTCAGATGATTAGCATTGGTGAGGAAACCGGAGAGCTCGATCAAATGCTGATGAAGGTGGCTGACTTCTACGAGGATGAAGTAGAACAGGCGGTCAAGGCGCTGACCAGCGTGATTGAGCCTTTGATGATTATTTTCTTGGGCGGTATGGTGGGGTCGATTCTGATCTCGATGTACTTGCCCATGTTTAGAATCATGGAAGTGGTTCAATAA